The sequence TTTTTCAAATCTTCGCAGCCGGCGAGCACAGGTTTAGGTTTACCTCGACGTATACGTATGTAAACGTAGTAGTAGTTAACAAGCGTCGGCCGATTCTGTGGATAACTTGATATTTCGCCGCAAAGTCAAAGGCCTGTGGCATTGACAACGCTGCGGATCGAGTAAGAATTCCGGCGGATGCGCGGGGACGGAATTTTTTTCGGCGAGCCTGTGCTCCGAGTTGTCAAGAAACGACACACAGTTCATTCCTGTGCTTATTCAGGCGTTATCCACAGATTTGATGGGATAACTTAGCTGTGCGATTTTCCGCTCTCGCTTAGAATGTCGGCTTCGCGGTGGTCGGCGCCGACGGGGGTGCTGAAACCGCGTGCAGGTTCGCGGCGTGTGCCTCGCGGCGAACATGTCGGGTGCGCTCGGCCGGGCGCGCCCTTTTGAGACAGAGATCGAGACCTGATCTCCCCACAAACGGCCGCCTTCATAAGACGGCCGGCAACAGCGAAAAGACTATGAGCGAAGGTGTTTACGGGAACCAGGCTTCGGGGCGAGTGACCCACAGCCTGTTGCGGTTGAGCACGGCTATGCGGAGCCAGGCATGGGATTGGGCGGAAGGCGCGGGGTTGACGCCGACGCAAGGTGAAATCCTCGTGCTGCTGCTCCAACGCAAGGGGCCGATGCGTCTGGGCGAGATTGCGCGCGAAACGCAATTGACCGCCGCGACGACGAGCGATGCGGTGAGCACGCTCGAGCACAAGGGGCTAGTCGAGAAGCGTCGCGCGCTGGACGACGGCCGCGCGCTCGCGGTGCGCTTGAGCGCGCGTGGCCGCGCGGCGGCGAAGAAGGCGCTGCAGTGGCCCGACTTTCTGTCGAAGGCGGTCGGCACGCTCGGCAGCGACGAGCAGGGCGTGCTGTATCGCGCGCTGTTGAAAACGCTGCGCGAACTGCAGGTCAACGGCGACATTCCGCCGCACCGGATGTGCGTGACGTGCAAGCACTTCCAGCCGGGCAAAGCGGCGCGTAAGCCGACGTACCGTTGTTCGCTGCTCGATCTGACGATGACGGACAGCGACCTGCGTCTCGACTGCGCGGTGCACGAGGAAGCGGACGCTCTGACGCAGAAGAAGACCTGGAAGCTCTTCGCGCAGGCGTGATGCGCGTCGGGCGGCCGCCTGTTCTCGCCGGAGGCGCTGATGAACGCTGAAGCCGTTGCGATTCGCCACGTGCATTTCGAGGACCTCGGGAGTTTCGAGCAGGTGCTCGGCGAGCGCGGCCGGCGTGTGCGGTACGTCGACGTCGGCGGTTCTCGCGTCGAGGCGCTCGACCCGCTCGAGCCGTCGCTGCTCGTCATGCTGGGCGGGCCGATCAGCGCGTACGACGACGAGCTGTATCCGACGACGGCGCCGCTCACGGCGCTCGTCGGCAAGCGAATCGAGGCCGGCTTGCCGACGCTCGGTGTCTGTCTCGGTTCGCAGCTGATCGCGCGTGCGCTCGGCGCACGCGTGTATCCGGCCGCGACGAAGGAACTCGGCTGGATGCCGCTCACGCTGACGGACGCGGGGCGCGCGTCACCGCTGCGCCATGTCGACGGCGCGATCACGTCGATGATGCATTGGCACGGCGACACGTTCGACCTGCCGGCGGGCGCGATCCATCTCGCATCGACGCCGACGTGCCGCAACCAGGCTTTCTCGTGGGGCACGCACGTACTCGCGCTTCAATGCCATCCGGAGATCCGCGCGGACCGCTTCGAGCCCTGGCTGATCGGTCATGCGGGCGAGATCGCGGCAACGCCCGGGACTGACGCGAAACGATTGCGCGAGCAGACTGCGCAGCTCGGCCCGACGCTCGAACGCGCCGCGCGTGCGATGTTCGGCGAGTGGCTCGATTCCGTCGGGCTGTAGGGCCGCCGCGCTTGGCCGTTTTCGGCCGCGCGTATCCGAGCGAATGCGGCAGGTGCGAGGCGCGCTGCCGATCGCGGTACCGTTTCCGTCCAGTTCCATTCCGCGCGTCATGGCGCTCGCGGCAAGCGTGCGCGCCGCGTGCTAACCTCGGTCGCTCGACTTCCTACGTGAGAGCGGCTGCCATGAGCGCGTTGTTTTCTCCGTTCACGCTGCGCGGCGTGACCCTTCCCAATCGCATCGTGATTTCGCCGATGTGCCAGTACTCCGCCGAAAACGGCGAGGCGCGCGCATGGCACATGATCCATCTCGGTCATCTCGCGCTCTCCGGGGCGGGGCTCCTCTGCATCGAAGCAACGGCGGTCGAGCCCGATGGCCGCATATCGCCCGCGGATCTCGGTTTGTGGAGCGACGCGACCGAAGCCGCGCTCGAACCCGTGCTCGCGGCGGTCCGCAAGTATTCGCCGATTCGAGTCGCGATGCAGATCTCGCACGCGGGGCGCAAGGCGTCGAGCGACGTGCCGTGGAACGGCGGGCAGTTGATTCCCGTCGACCGGGGCGGCTGGCAGCCGCATGCGCCGTCCGCGATTCCGCATCGGGACGACGAGCCGCCGCCGCTCGCGCTCGATGCGGCCGGGCTCGAACGCGTGCGCCGAGCGTTCGTCGAATCGGCGAAGCGTGCGGCGCGTCTCGGCATCGATGCGCTCGAAGTGCACGCGGCGCATGGCTACCTGCTGCATCAATTTTTGTCGCCGCTCGCGAATCGCCGCACCGATGCGTACGGCGGCTCGCTCGAGAACCGGATGCGCTTTCCGCTCGAAGTGTTCGACGCGGTACGCGCCGCGTTTCCGGACGATCGTCCGGTTGGCGTGCGGGTGTCCGCGACCGACTGGGTGCCGGGCGGCTGGGAGCTCGACGAGACGATCGCGTTCGCGCACGAGCTGAAGCGGCGCGGCTGCGACTGGATCGACGTGTCGTCGGGCGGCGTGTCGCCGCTGCAGAAGATTCCGCTGTCGCCCGGCTATCAGGTGCCGTTCGCTCAGGCGGTCAAGCGCGCGGCCGGCATGCCGACGGTCGCCGTCGGCCTCATCTCCGATCCCGAGCACGCGAATCGCCTAATCGAAGCGGGCGATGCGGACTTCGTCGCGATGGCGCGCGCGATGCTCTATGATCCGCGCTGGCCGTGGCACGCGGCCGCGAAGCTCGGCGCGACGGTCAGTGCGCCGCCGCAGTACTGGCGTTCGCAGCCGCGCGAGCACAAGGCGCTGTTCGGCGACGCGTCGTTCGGCCAGCGTTGAGCTTGGTGCGCGCACTCGGATTCGCGCGAGGCGTGGGCGAGTGATCGGGGAGTGATCGGAGAGTGATGGGCGGGCAGCGCGCCCGCCGGTTCACTCGCCGATTCGCGGCGCACCGTGATTTCCGCTGATTTCGCGCGGTTTCGAGCGTCGAGCGGCTGTTCGATGTTGAACGAAGCAATCCCGAACGTGTAGGATTCGGGTGATTCGCACTCGGCCGACGCACGGCATGCAATGCCGCATGCGTCGCGGCCGACGAAGCGGCGCGAGCGACATGCGATGCGCGGCGCGATCGTTTCAGTTTCAAGTCGTCTTCAAAGGATTCGTTCGATGAGTTCACGCAGGATCGTGGTACGCCGCTCGGGCGTTCACGGCAAGGGCGTATTCGCCGCGGCGCCGATCAAGGCGGGAGAGCGCGTAGTCGAATACAAGGGCGAGCGGATCTCGTGGAAAGAGGCGCTGCGCCGCCATCCGCACGACCCGAACGATCCGAATCACACGTTCTACTTCGCGCTCGAAGAGGGCGGCGTGATCGACGGCAAGATCAACGGCAACAGCGCGCGCTGGATCAATCATTCGTGCGCGCCGAACTGCGAAGCCGAGGAAGTGGGCGGGCGCGTGTTCATCCATGCGCTGCGCGACATCGACGAGCAGGAAGAATTGTTCTACGACTACGGCCTCGTGATCGATGCGCGCCTGACGAAGAAGCTCAAGCGCGAATACGCGTGCCGTTGCGGCGCGGCGTCGTGCCGGGGCACGCTGCTGGCGACGCCGGAAGAAGACGAAGGCAAGAAAAAGAAGAAGGCAAAGAAAGGCGGCAAGGACAAGGATAAGAAAAAGAAGAAGTGACGCCGCCGCGGTGATGCGATGCGAACGGCGGGCGCACGCCGCGATTTCGTTCGATAGGACGGCCGAATCGAGACGGGCCGTCCCGATATTTTTCGATCCCAACTAATTGGCTCGCGCGCGGCTGCGGAGGTTTGGCGGCGGCGACGCGCGTCGTTGGGCCGAGTCGTCGAGTGCGTTCGAGAACGCGTCGTCCAGCGGTGTCGCGCGCGAATGTTCCTTCGGCGCGCGTTTCGATTGCCGCATACGCGGCCGTGAATCGGGCATTCGGATTCTTCCGAGGGACGACGTGACGCGCATGCGGCGAGCCGCATCGCCCGATCATGCGCATCGCATCCGCACGTCGAACCGCTCGCGCGCGGCACGTGGCCGCACGAGCAGCAGCTTCGTCAGACCGAAGCGGTCGGCGATTCCGACGGACGAGGCGCGGGCGCAGACGGTTTGTCCGCGAGCGGCACCTGCACGACGAAGCGCGAGCCGCCTTCGGGCGCGTCCGAGTACGACACCGTGCCGCCGTGCATCGCGATGATGTCGTGGACGATCGCAAGGCCGAGGCCCGCGCCCGTCTCGACGCCGCTGCCGCTTTGCGCGTCGCCGCGGAAAAAGCGCTTGAAGAGGTCTGCCTGCTGTCCCGCCGGCACGCCGGAGCCGTTATCCTCGACGACGATCTCGGCCGCGGGCATGCCGTCGCCGAGCGCGATTCGCGACACGTCGACCGTGATCCGCGCGCCTTGCGGCCGCGCGAGCGGCACGTACTTCAGCGCGTTGTCGAGCAGGTTCGCGATCACCTCGCGCAGCAGCACCGGATTGCCGCGCACGATGAGCGGCTCGTCGTCGGCGCGGCCGTCGCCACGCTGAAAGCCGAGATCGACGTGCGCGGCGAGCGCGCGCGGCACCCATTCGGCACCGGTTTCGAACGCGAGGCCGGCGAGATCGACGTCGACGAAGCGGGCCGCTTGTTCGCCGGGCTCCGCGCGCGCGAGCGACAGCAATTGATTCGACAGCCGCACCGCACGGTCTGCCGCCGAGCGCAACTCGCGCACCGCGGTCAGCGCCTGCTGCGGATCGCGCGCGATGGCCGCTTGTTCCGCATGCAGCTTGATCGCGGTGAGCGGCGTGCGCAACTGGTGCGCGGCGTCGGCGATGAACTTGCGCTGCGCGTCGAGCGCGGTTTTCAGGCGGCCGAGCAGCGCGTTCATCGCGCTCGTGAGCGGCCGGATTTCGAGCGGCACCTCGGTTTCGTCGACGGGCTCGAGCGACGTGTGGGTCTGCCGGTTCAGCGAATCGGCGAGATGCGTGAGCGGGCCGAGCTGCTGATTGACGACGCGCCACACGATTCCCCAGCCGGCGAGCAGCAGCAGCAGCAGCGGCATCATGATCGCAACCAGGAATTCGGCCGCGATCCGGTAGCGGTAGCGCACCGGCTGCGCAACCTCGACGATCATCGGATTGCCGCTTTCCGTCTGCTCGACGCGCACTTGCGCCACGCGCACCGCCTGGTTTTCGTATTCGGCCTCGAACACGTACGCAACGTGCATCCGGCGCACGCTCGTGCCTTGCAGCGGCAGCTTCGGATCGCCGGCAAGCTCGTGCTCGCCGTCGCTGATCCGGTAGATCAGCTGCTCGGTCGGATCGGAGAACATCGCCTGCGCGAGGGGCGGCACCGTGAACGGCGCATCGGGGCCGGCGATCTGGATCTGTTTCGAGATGGCCGATGCGAGATCGGCGAGCGATCGATCGACGACATGCTGTGTGTATTGCCACGCGAGCCAGTACGCAATGAGGCCGCTCATCAGCGCGAGCATCGATAGCGGCGCGGCGAGGCGGCGCAACAGCGTGCGGCGCAGGCTGGTCACAGCCGGATCAAGGGACATCGCGCGAAAGAAAAAGATAAGCGCCGCTTCGCGAAGCGGCGCGGGTAGGGCGTGCGGCACGCGCGGCCGCGGCGTGCCGCACGCGCGGCGTCAGGCCGTCAGACGCTCGCCGTCTGGCGGATCTCCTGCAGCAGATAGCCGAAGCCGCGCACCGTGACGATCTCGACACGGCACTGCTCGAGCTTTTTGCGCACCCGGTGCACGTAGACTTCGATCGCGGTGTCGCCGAGATCGCCGCCGAAGTGCGTCAGGTGATCCTGCAGCTGCGCCTTGCTGACGACGCGCCCGTGACGCAGCAGCAGCATTTCGAGCACCGCGAATTCGCGCGGCGACAGCTCGAGCGGCTTGTCGTCGTTGAAGATGCGGCGATCGACGCCCGACAGGCGCACGCCGCCGAGCGACACTTCCGGGCGCGGCATGTCGCTGTGCGGGCCGCTGCGGCGCATCACCGCGCGAATCCGCGCTTCGAGCTCCGCGGGCTCGAACGGCTTGAGCATGTAGTCGTCGGCGCCCGAGTTGAGGCCTTGCACGCGATCGTTCAGCTCGTCGCGCGCGGTCAGCACGATGACGGGCGTGTGGCGGTTGGTCTGGCGGAAGCGCGACAGCAGCGTCATGCCGTCGATGCCGGGCAGGCCGAGGTCGAGGATCACGAGCTCGTGGCGATTTTGCGCGAGCGCCTGCTCGGCAAAGATGCCGTCGTGAACCATGTCGACGGTGAAGCCCGCTTGTTCGAGGCTGCTTTGAATGCCGCGTGCGATGGGGCGGTCGTCTTCGATCAGAAGGAGTCGCATGAGATTCGCTCAAGTACAATGGGTTGGCGGTTCAGGCACGCGGGACAGCACGACGCCATTTCCACGAAAACGTCGCATGCCCGGCAACGAGCAGGACGGCCAGCAACGAACATTTCGATCATGTCCGATATTTCGATCCACGAACTCGAAGCCGCGATCAATTTCTGGCGGGCCCGCTCGCCGTCGAGCGGCGACGAACTCGAACTCTGCGAAGAGGCTAGCGCGCTTTCCAAACCGTATGCGTTGCTGATTGTACAGCGCCAAAGTGCGCTGCAACTGGAAGGATTAGACCCTAAAGCACGCAACGCATGGGACTCTTACGTTCGACTTAACAACGGCTTGGAAGGCTGAAGGCTTTCGCTTCATTCAGCATAGAAAACGCTTACTGAAAGCGATACGTTGACGATCCGTTTTCGAATCTCCATCAGGGTAATTACGCAGCCTTTGCGTGCTTGCCCACTTCCTCGATGAAATGCGCGAGCTTGATGTCGCGTTCGGTGAGGCCGTCTGCGTCGTGCGTCGACAGCGTGACGTCGACGCGGTTGTAGACGTTGAACCACTCGGGATGGTGATTCATTTCCTGCGCCTTGATCGCCACGCGCGCCATGAACCCGAACGCCTCGTTGAAATCGGCGAAGCGAAAACTGCGCTGGATCGCGTCGCGGCCCGGGACGGCCGTCCAGTGAGGCAGGCTTTCGAGTTGCGTCTTGCGTTCTTCCGATGTGAGCTTGTGAATCATTTTCATACCTCGTCCGATGGCGGCGCGGCCGAGCCAGTTCGCGCGGCGGCGCGCCGTATCGGCCATTCTTTCATAATTGTTCGTCAGGCGTCTTCATCGGTTGCCCAGCCTTCGCCCGTGCCGCGCGTGAGCACATGATCGCCGTCAAGCACCGCGCCCGCCGCGTGCTCGGGCGCGTCGGCGAGGCGGGCGGCGAGCATGCGCGCGTCGACGTGGGCGAGCGCGAAGAGCTGCGCGAAATCGTCGATCACGAAGTAGGTCTTCTGGAACGTGTCGATTCGATAGCGGGTCCGCATCACGCGTTCGAG comes from Burkholderia savannae and encodes:
- a CDS encoding diguanylate cyclase codes for the protein MGHSPRSLVPVNTFAHSLFAVAGRLMKAAVCGEIRSRSLSQKGAPGRAHPTCSPRGTRREPARGFSTPVGADHREADILSESGKSHS
- a CDS encoding MarR family winged helix-turn-helix transcriptional regulator, whose translation is MSEGVYGNQASGRVTHSLLRLSTAMRSQAWDWAEGAGLTPTQGEILVLLLQRKGPMRLGEIARETQLTAATTSDAVSTLEHKGLVEKRRALDDGRALAVRLSARGRAAAKKALQWPDFLSKAVGTLGSDEQGVLYRALLKTLRELQVNGDIPPHRMCVTCKHFQPGKAARKPTYRCSLLDLTMTDSDLRLDCAVHEEADALTQKKTWKLFAQA
- a CDS encoding glutamine amidotransferase, which gives rise to MNAEAVAIRHVHFEDLGSFEQVLGERGRRVRYVDVGGSRVEALDPLEPSLLVMLGGPISAYDDELYPTTAPLTALVGKRIEAGLPTLGVCLGSQLIARALGARVYPAATKELGWMPLTLTDAGRASPLRHVDGAITSMMHWHGDTFDLPAGAIHLASTPTCRNQAFSWGTHVLALQCHPEIRADRFEPWLIGHAGEIAATPGTDAKRLREQTAQLGPTLERAARAMFGEWLDSVGL
- a CDS encoding NADH:flavin oxidoreductase/NADH oxidase translates to MSALFSPFTLRGVTLPNRIVISPMCQYSAENGEARAWHMIHLGHLALSGAGLLCIEATAVEPDGRISPADLGLWSDATEAALEPVLAAVRKYSPIRVAMQISHAGRKASSDVPWNGGQLIPVDRGGWQPHAPSAIPHRDDEPPPLALDAAGLERVRRAFVESAKRAARLGIDALEVHAAHGYLLHQFLSPLANRRTDAYGGSLENRMRFPLEVFDAVRAAFPDDRPVGVRVSATDWVPGGWELDETIAFAHELKRRGCDWIDVSSGGVSPLQKIPLSPGYQVPFAQAVKRAAGMPTVAVGLISDPEHANRLIEAGDADFVAMARAMLYDPRWPWHAAAKLGATVSAPPQYWRSQPREHKALFGDASFGQR
- a CDS encoding SET domain-containing protein, translating into MSSRRIVVRRSGVHGKGVFAAAPIKAGERVVEYKGERISWKEALRRHPHDPNDPNHTFYFALEEGGVIDGKINGNSARWINHSCAPNCEAEEVGGRVFIHALRDIDEQEELFYDYGLVIDARLTKKLKREYACRCGAASCRGTLLATPEEDEGKKKKKAKKGGKDKDKKKKK
- a CDS encoding sensor histidine kinase, coding for MTSLRRTLLRRLAAPLSMLALMSGLIAYWLAWQYTQHVVDRSLADLASAISKQIQIAGPDAPFTVPPLAQAMFSDPTEQLIYRISDGEHELAGDPKLPLQGTSVRRMHVAYVFEAEYENQAVRVAQVRVEQTESGNPMIVEVAQPVRYRYRIAAEFLVAIMMPLLLLLLAGWGIVWRVVNQQLGPLTHLADSLNRQTHTSLEPVDETEVPLEIRPLTSAMNALLGRLKTALDAQRKFIADAAHQLRTPLTAIKLHAEQAAIARDPQQALTAVRELRSAADRAVRLSNQLLSLARAEPGEQAARFVDVDLAGLAFETGAEWVPRALAAHVDLGFQRGDGRADDEPLIVRGNPVLLREVIANLLDNALKYVPLARPQGARITVDVSRIALGDGMPAAEIVVEDNGSGVPAGQQADLFKRFFRGDAQSGSGVETGAGLGLAIVHDIIAMHGGTVSYSDAPEGGSRFVVQVPLADKPSAPAPRPSESPTASV
- a CDS encoding response regulator transcription factor; the protein is MRLLLIEDDRPIARGIQSSLEQAGFTVDMVHDGIFAEQALAQNRHELVILDLGLPGIDGMTLLSRFRQTNRHTPVIVLTARDELNDRVQGLNSGADDYMLKPFEPAELEARIRAVMRRSGPHSDMPRPEVSLGGVRLSGVDRRIFNDDKPLELSPREFAVLEMLLLRHGRVVSKAQLQDHLTHFGGDLGDTAIEVYVHRVRKKLEQCRVEIVTVRGFGYLLQEIRQTASV
- a CDS encoding DUF3717 domain-containing protein, with product MSDISIHELEAAINFWRARSPSSGDELELCEEASALSKPYALLIVQRQSALQLEGLDPKARNAWDSYVRLNNGLEG
- a CDS encoding 4a-hydroxytetrahydrobiopterin dehydratase, with translation MIHKLTSEERKTQLESLPHWTAVPGRDAIQRSFRFADFNEAFGFMARVAIKAQEMNHHPEWFNVYNRVDVTLSTHDADGLTERDIKLAHFIEEVGKHAKAA